Proteins encoded within one genomic window of Deltaproteobacteria bacterium:
- a CDS encoding flavodoxin family protein has protein sequence MKVVGIYGSPRKNGNSDVLLDKALEGAQSLGAEVSKLFARKLNIGGCLECGGCDETGACVIRDDMDRVYAELLTADAVIMAAPVFFYGVPAQLKALIDRCQAMWSKRRIEKSPEQRKTYDRGRGYLIGVGASRGKQLFDGMELTAKYFYDALDMSYEGSLLMRGLDAKEDAVQKPKMLAEAFEFGRQVVQAAK, from the coding sequence ATGAAAGTGGTTGGTATTTACGGAAGTCCTCGAAAGAATGGAAACAGCGACGTCCTTTTGGATAAAGCGCTCGAAGGGGCTCAATCCCTGGGTGCTGAAGTATCCAAACTGTTTGCCAGAAAACTGAACATAGGGGGTTGCCTCGAGTGCGGTGGATGCGATGAAACCGGCGCCTGTGTGATTCGGGACGACATGGACCGCGTCTACGCCGAGCTTTTGACCGCGGACGCCGTGATCATGGCTGCGCCTGTTTTCTTTTACGGTGTTCCCGCTCAGCTCAAGGCCCTCATCGATCGCTGCCAGGCCATGTGGTCCAAACGCAGGATCGAGAAATCGCCCGAGCAGAGAAAAACCTACGACAGAGGGCGGGGCTATTTGATCGGGGTGGGGGCCAGCAGAGGAAAACAGCTGTTCGACGGTATGGAACTCACGGCCAAGTACTTTTATGACGCTCTGGACATGAGTTACGAGGGCAGTTTGTTGATGAGAGGACTGGACGCCAAAGAAGATGCGGTCCAGAAGCCGAAAATGTTGGCCGAAGCCTTCGAATTCGGCAGGCAGGTAGTCCAGGCCGCGAAATAA
- a CDS encoding ferritin family protein: protein MSSKENLIKIFEYALNQEKTGMSFFRTSIDRMGIGSAIDAFRKLIKEEQRHIDFISRILENLKEKDEVEIPDMKEVAIKETDFFDDRSESEFLEQCIEGSMVPDVTVFNTAWLIEKDLSEFYEKMASQTAGKAKQALEMLSRWEKSHEIFFRKYRDKLSDMYSRMPWGG from the coding sequence ATGTCATCAAAGGAGAACCTGATCAAGATTTTCGAGTACGCGCTCAATCAGGAGAAAACAGGGATGAGTTTCTTCCGGACCTCCATCGATCGCATGGGGATTGGGTCGGCTATTGATGCATTCAGGAAGCTGATAAAGGAAGAACAGCGTCACATTGACTTCATCAGCCGGATACTCGAAAACCTGAAAGAAAAGGACGAGGTCGAAATTCCCGATATGAAGGAAGTGGCTATCAAGGAAACCGACTTCTTTGACGATCGCTCTGAATCGGAGTTTCTTGAGCAATGTATCGAGGGCTCCATGGTCCCCGACGTTACCGTATTTAATACGGCATGGTTGATAGAGAAGGACCTCAGTGAGTTCTATGAAAAAATGGCGTCTCAGACGGCGGGCAAAGCGAAGCAAGCCCTTGAAATGTTGTCCCGATGGGAAAAAAGCCACGAGATTTTTTTCAGAAAGTATCGGGACAAATTAAGCGACATGTACTCTCGAATGCCGTGGGGCGGATGA
- a CDS encoding flavodoxin domain-containing protein → MRPFKIAENIYWVGAIDWNVRDFHGYSTYQGTTYNAYLVMDEKVTLIDVVKKPFVRDMLDRVRQIVDPKKIDILISNHTEPDHTGAMPHVLDAIGADKPLYCSKMGHKNLQLHFHKDWNFQPVETGGTLKIGKRTLTFLETRMLHWPDSMFTYVNEDKLLFSSDAFGQHYAGPERFDDEVGDAIMPHALKYFANILTPYAPLILKLVEKVTDLGLELNTICPDHGVIWRQDPEKIINKYVEWSLQKPKKKAVVVFDSMWESTRMMAEAIVEGLVEKGIKTVPMRLRACHRSDIITEIHEAGAVIVGSPTLNNGLFPTVADFLAYMKGLRPQNKIGAAFGSYGWSGEAVKLIEAELDAAKMKLVEPGLNIHFVPGSEGLESCFEFGAKIGKALLARISD, encoded by the coding sequence ATGAGACCTTTCAAGATCGCTGAGAACATATACTGGGTTGGAGCGATTGATTGGAATGTGAGGGACTTCCATGGGTACTCGACGTATCAAGGTACGACCTACAACGCGTATCTCGTCATGGATGAAAAGGTCACGTTGATCGATGTCGTTAAGAAGCCGTTCGTGCGGGATATGCTGGACCGCGTTCGTCAGATTGTGGATCCGAAAAAGATCGACATTCTCATCAGCAATCACACGGAACCGGACCATACGGGGGCCATGCCCCACGTACTGGACGCCATCGGCGCTGACAAGCCTTTGTACTGCTCCAAAATGGGTCACAAGAATTTGCAGCTCCACTTTCACAAGGACTGGAACTTCCAACCGGTCGAAACCGGCGGGACCTTGAAGATCGGAAAGCGCACCCTGACGTTTCTGGAAACTCGAATGCTGCATTGGCCCGACAGTATGTTCACTTATGTGAATGAAGATAAGCTTCTGTTTTCGAGTGACGCTTTCGGGCAGCACTACGCCGGTCCGGAAAGATTTGACGATGAAGTCGGCGATGCCATCATGCCGCACGCTTTGAAATATTTTGCCAACATCCTGACCCCTTACGCTCCTCTGATTTTGAAGCTCGTGGAAAAGGTCACGGACCTGGGACTCGAACTGAACACGATATGTCCCGATCACGGAGTCATCTGGAGGCAGGACCCCGAAAAGATTATTAACAAGTATGTCGAGTGGAGTCTGCAGAAGCCAAAGAAAAAGGCGGTGGTGGTATTCGACAGCATGTGGGAAAGCACGCGCATGATGGCCGAAGCCATAGTGGAAGGGCTTGTGGAAAAAGGCATCAAGACAGTGCCCATGAGGCTGCGCGCCTGTCACCGAAGCGACATCATTACCGAGATTCACGAAGCAGGCGCGGTCATCGTTGGTTCTCCGACGCTCAACAACGGACTTTTCCCCACGGTGGCCGACTTTCTCGCCTATATGAAGGGCCTGCGTCCTCAGAATAAAATCGGAGCCGCCTTCGGCTCGTATGGATGGAGCGGGGAGGCCGTCAAACTGATCGAGGCGGAACTCGATGCCGCGAAAATGAAACTGGTGGAACCCGGTCTGAATATTCATTTTGTCCCCGGTTCGGAAGGACTCGAGTCCTGCTTTGAATTCGGGGCGAAAATCGGCAAGGCCCTGCTGGCTCGGATCTCCGATTGA
- a CDS encoding thioredoxin domain-containing protein — translation MSESKLGGGGFRNHLAGEKSPYLLQHADNPVDWYPWNEEAFSKAKLEDKPIFLSIGYATCHWCHVMAHESFEDEEAARVLNGSFVSIKVDREERPDIDQIYMSVCQALTKSGGWPLTIIMTPDAKPFFAGTYFPKKGRMGMPGLMDILGQISDLWKNDRERIFRLGNEITRALQSSSERSSPPRTLDVNTLQKAYSYLSRNFDPKYGGFGSAPKFPSPHQLTFLIRWHTRRNDPVAGKMVIETLDAMRNGGIFDQIGFGFHRYSVDERWLVPHFEKMLYDQALLLMAYVEAYQAFGEERFARTAREICTYVLRDMTAPEGGFYSAEDADSEGKEGLFYVWKPEELIRLLGKEAGDLFCDFYNIQAGGNFEEGYSIPHVTHGADVLARRMNMERSQLVNALDASRARLFEVREKRVHPLKDDKIIASWNGMMIASMAKAYQALREPAYISAAANAADFILNRLRSSDGALIRRFREGEAAHAGFADDYAFLIWGLIELYEATFEVRFLKHAVALNDRMLDLFWDDSGKGFFFTGKENEKLIARTKELYDGAVPSCNSVGVLNLMRLGRMTGRVDLEQKADEAIKAFSSELAEAPMAHTQFMNALDFMIGPSREIVIAGDPVSEMTMRMIEKIHARFLPNKVLLLREGGKHGDELIDLSPFVEPLRPIEGRPTAYVCEQYACKTPVMDVDSLENVLG, via the coding sequence ATGAGTGAAAGCAAGCTTGGGGGTGGAGGGTTTAGGAATCATTTGGCGGGCGAAAAAAGCCCTTATCTGCTCCAGCATGCGGATAATCCGGTGGATTGGTATCCGTGGAATGAAGAAGCCTTCAGCAAGGCGAAACTGGAAGACAAGCCAATTTTTCTTTCCATCGGATACGCTACCTGCCACTGGTGCCATGTGATGGCTCACGAATCCTTCGAGGACGAGGAGGCGGCTCGAGTTCTCAACGGATCCTTTGTGTCGATCAAAGTGGACAGGGAAGAAAGACCGGACATCGATCAGATCTACATGTCCGTTTGTCAGGCCTTGACCAAGAGCGGCGGATGGCCCCTCACCATCATCATGACTCCGGACGCCAAACCTTTTTTTGCCGGAACCTACTTCCCCAAGAAAGGGCGCATGGGCATGCCCGGCTTGATGGACATACTGGGCCAGATCTCCGATCTGTGGAAAAACGATCGAGAGCGTATCTTCCGGCTTGGCAACGAGATTACCCGCGCGCTTCAGTCCTCTTCCGAACGCTCTTCACCCCCGCGCACGCTCGATGTCAATACGCTTCAAAAAGCATATAGTTATCTGTCCCGCAATTTCGATCCTAAATACGGCGGCTTTGGTTCGGCGCCTAAATTCCCTTCTCCTCATCAGCTGACGTTTCTGATCCGATGGCACACTCGACGCAATGACCCTGTTGCCGGAAAAATGGTGATCGAGACCCTTGACGCGATGAGGAACGGGGGCATCTTCGACCAGATCGGCTTCGGGTTTCACAGATACTCGGTGGACGAACGATGGCTGGTCCCCCACTTCGAAAAAATGCTGTACGATCAGGCCCTGTTGCTCATGGCCTATGTGGAAGCGTATCAGGCTTTTGGCGAAGAGCGGTTTGCAAGAACGGCCCGCGAAATTTGCACGTATGTTCTGCGCGACATGACGGCTCCGGAAGGAGGCTTCTACTCGGCGGAAGACGCGGACAGCGAGGGCAAGGAGGGTCTGTTTTACGTCTGGAAGCCTGAAGAGCTCATCCGACTCCTTGGAAAAGAAGCAGGCGACCTGTTCTGCGATTTCTATAATATCCAGGCTGGAGGCAATTTCGAGGAGGGATACAGCATTCCCCACGTTACTCACGGCGCGGACGTCTTGGCCAGGCGTATGAACATGGAACGCTCCCAACTCGTGAACGCACTTGATGCATCCAGGGCGCGTCTGTTCGAAGTTCGAGAAAAGCGGGTCCATCCGCTCAAGGACGACAAGATCATCGCCTCTTGGAATGGCATGATGATCGCTTCAATGGCCAAGGCGTACCAGGCTCTGAGAGAACCCGCATACATATCGGCGGCCGCCAATGCCGCGGATTTTATTCTTAATAGGCTTCGCTCATCCGACGGTGCTCTGATCAGACGATTCAGGGAGGGCGAGGCGGCGCACGCCGGGTTCGCGGACGATTACGCTTTCCTGATATGGGGACTGATCGAGCTTTACGAGGCCACGTTTGAGGTCCGATTTCTCAAACACGCGGTCGCCCTGAACGATCGCATGTTGGACTTGTTCTGGGACGATTCGGGAAAGGGATTCTTCTTCACGGGAAAAGAAAATGAGAAGTTGATCGCCCGGACTAAGGAACTATACGATGGCGCCGTGCCTTCGTGCAACTCGGTGGGCGTGCTCAATCTAATGCGACTCGGACGAATGACCGGCAGGGTGGATCTGGAACAGAAGGCGGACGAAGCGATCAAGGCCTTTTCTTCCGAACTGGCGGAAGCGCCCATGGCGCACACACAGTTTATGAACGCACTGGACTTTATGATCGGACCGAGCCGGGAAATCGTCATAGCCGGGGATCCGGTCTCGGAAATGACGATGCGCATGATCGAGAAGATTCATGCCCGCTTTCTTCCGAACAAGGTCCTGCTCCTCCGGGAGGGAGGGAAACATGGCGACGAGCTGATCGATTTGTCGCCGTTTGTCGAGCCTCTGCGTCCGATCGAGGGCCGTCCTACGGCCTACGTCTGCGAACAATATGCGTGCAAGACTCCCGTTATGGACGTGGATTCCCTGGAAAACGTGCTTGGATAA
- a CDS encoding ferritin family protein, protein MIYAFNANEILQMAIDVEENGLVFYELAQEKVEEPEVKDIFRFLAGEERAHKKQFESLKAALPESAKAETVWDPNDQMVQYLQMMADLHVFGKAGVSEKYLEHVKSTEDALNMAIQFEKDSIIFFLSLEEAVEDRQARLKVMDLINEERQHIKKLALKLRQLRR, encoded by the coding sequence ATGATCTATGCCTTCAACGCGAATGAGATCCTTCAGATGGCCATTGACGTCGAGGAAAACGGCCTCGTGTTTTACGAGCTAGCACAGGAAAAAGTGGAGGAGCCGGAAGTCAAGGACATATTCCGATTTCTGGCCGGAGAAGAAAGGGCGCACAAGAAACAGTTCGAGTCTCTCAAGGCTGCCCTGCCTGAATCGGCCAAAGCCGAAACGGTGTGGGATCCGAATGACCAAATGGTGCAATATCTTCAGATGATGGCCGATTTGCACGTATTCGGGAAGGCGGGCGTATCTGAAAAATACCTCGAACACGTGAAGAGCACCGAGGACGCCTTGAATATGGCCATCCAGTTCGAGAAGGATTCCATCATCTTCTTTCTTTCCCTGGAAGAAGCCGTCGAGGATCGTCAGGCGCGCCTGAAGGTAATGGACCTGATCAACGAGGAGCGCCAACACATCAAGAAGTTGGCGCTGAAACTCAGGCAGTTGAGACGATAG
- a CDS encoding PAS domain S-box protein has translation MSAQNNREMEPERSILIEEAVENTNEAFVTIDEDHRVLFFNRAAEKLFGYSRDEVVGRDLNLILSSDCSVRHRRAVTRYLESKQAVRIGHASELMVSRKNGEQFPASISFSVSEIHGKSYFTAILQDLTERKALQEQLLKNERLAALGQVVAEITHEIKNPLISIGGFAQQLARKATDDASAKKLEIICRETSRLEKLLAELRELYHPGAQDFRPVDIRQLLADVIHLSNPGCSEKRVTIEYETGEEPVLVQGDKDKLTQVFLNLIQNSSEAMTHGGKITVQSRSTDDSVVITVSDEGPGVSEELLDKLFSPFVTTKKHGSGLGLAISKRIVEDHHGKILAKSAEGKGTQMIITLPLLDRK, from the coding sequence ATGAGTGCACAAAATAATCGGGAAATGGAGCCGGAAAGGTCGATCCTCATAGAAGAAGCGGTCGAGAATACAAACGAAGCGTTTGTCACGATCGACGAAGATCATCGAGTGCTCTTTTTCAATCGGGCTGCGGAAAAGCTGTTCGGTTACAGCCGGGATGAAGTGGTGGGCCGGGATTTGAACCTGATCCTCTCGTCCGACTGCTCGGTGCGACATCGCCGCGCAGTAACGCGTTACCTCGAAAGTAAGCAGGCTGTTCGAATCGGACACGCGAGCGAGCTCATGGTTTCTCGAAAGAACGGCGAGCAGTTCCCGGCTTCCATTTCATTTTCCGTTTCGGAAATCCATGGTAAATCGTATTTTACGGCCATCCTGCAAGATCTCACTGAACGAAAAGCACTTCAAGAGCAGCTTCTGAAAAACGAACGACTCGCTGCTTTGGGCCAGGTCGTGGCCGAGATTACGCACGAGATCAAGAATCCCCTCATTTCCATCGGAGGATTCGCGCAACAGCTGGCTCGAAAAGCAACCGACGACGCCAGCGCAAAAAAATTGGAGATCATTTGTCGCGAGACTTCTCGCCTGGAAAAATTGCTGGCCGAGTTGAGGGAATTATACCATCCGGGCGCACAGGATTTTCGCCCGGTGGATATCCGGCAATTGCTGGCCGATGTCATTCATCTCAGCAACCCCGGCTGCTCCGAGAAGCGCGTTACCATCGAATATGAAACGGGCGAGGAGCCCGTACTGGTTCAAGGCGACAAGGACAAACTCACCCAGGTCTTCTTAAACCTGATACAAAACTCCTCCGAAGCAATGACGCACGGAGGGAAGATAACCGTCCAATCCCGGTCAACGGACGACTCCGTGGTTATCACCGTGTCGGATGAAGGGCCGGGCGTTTCGGAGGAGCTTCTCGACAAGCTTTTCTCTCCTTTTGTAACAACGAAGAAACACGGCAGCGGGCTTGGATTGGCGATTTCGAAGAGGATCGTGGAAGACCACCATGGAAAGATCCTGGCCAAGAGCGCGGAAGGCAAGGGAACCCAAATGATCATCACCTTGCCCCTCCTCGATCGAAAATAG
- a CDS encoding HEAT repeat domain-containing protein produces the protein MEAPERTGRALRKRVAGLLSAGDVDSILCQLIELPARKIINPLILALYSGDEETRWRAVLSVGAVVAHLAQEDMESARVIMRRFMWSLNDESGGIGWGAPEAMGEIMARHEGLAREFAPILISYLREDGNFLELEALQRGAVWAVARAGQVRPDLFRAAGPHLLPYLESTDPAVRGLAAWSLGVLGFRGARNKLEALLADHAEIIIAPEHRPIATRVSRLAREALNALSEQPA, from the coding sequence GTGGAAGCCCCTGAAAGGACAGGCCGGGCTCTGAGGAAACGAGTAGCCGGGCTGCTGAGCGCCGGCGATGTCGACTCGATCCTGTGTCAACTGATCGAGCTGCCCGCCCGAAAGATCATCAATCCGCTGATTTTAGCGCTCTACTCCGGAGACGAAGAAACACGTTGGCGCGCCGTGCTCAGCGTCGGCGCCGTGGTCGCACATCTGGCCCAAGAAGACATGGAATCCGCCCGGGTCATCATGCGCCGCTTCATGTGGAGCTTGAACGATGAGTCCGGCGGCATCGGCTGGGGGGCGCCCGAGGCCATGGGCGAGATCATGGCTCGCCACGAAGGACTGGCTCGAGAGTTCGCGCCGATCCTCATCTCTTACCTGAGAGAAGACGGCAATTTCCTGGAACTCGAGGCACTGCAGCGAGGGGCCGTCTGGGCTGTTGCACGGGCGGGTCAAGTGCGGCCCGACCTGTTCCGCGCGGCCGGCCCCCACCTCCTACCCTACCTGGAATCAACCGATCCAGCGGTGCGCGGGCTAGCCGCATGGTCGTTAGGCGTGTTGGGTTTCCGCGGCGCCCGAAACAAGCTCGAGGCCCTGCTTGCAGACCATGCCGAAATCATCATTGCTCCCGAACATCGGCCCATTGCCACGCGAGTCAGCCGATTGGCGAGGGAGGCGCTGAACGCGCTTTCGGAACAGCCCGCGTGA
- a CDS encoding heavy-metal-associated domain-containing protein, giving the protein MKTIEIKGMSCKHCVAAVTKALNEIKGLSDVSVNLEKGEASFEKAASVDDSAIKAAVKRAGYEVV; this is encoded by the coding sequence ATGAAAACGATTGAGATCAAGGGAATGTCATGTAAACACTGTGTGGCTGCGGTTACAAAAGCCCTGAATGAAATTAAGGGACTGAGTGATGTTTCGGTGAACCTCGAGAAGGGGGAAGCCAGCTTCGAGAAAGCGGCGTCCGTTGACGACTCCGCCATCAAGGCGGCGGTTAAAAGAGCCGGCTACGAAGTGGTTTGA
- the cysK gene encoding cysteine synthase A yields the protein MKSIYSDVCKAVGRTPLVRLNTITRGMDVTILAKLEYSNPLGSVKDRIGVAMIEAGIAQGKIGEDTLIVEPTSGNTGIARAFVCAVKGLRLVLTMPETMSLERRKLLGHLGADLILTPGAEGMKGAIAKAREVLANESNAYMPNQFENPANPEIHRKTTAEEIWQDTGGEVDLFVGGVGTGGTITGVAEVIKARKPGFKAVAVEPIHSPVLSGGQPGPHKIQGIGAGFVPKVLNTSILDEVVTVSNDQAFETARDLAKIEGLLCGISSGAAVAAALELARRPENKGKRLVTVLPSTGERYLSTELFQA from the coding sequence ATGAAAAGCATCTACTCGGACGTATGCAAAGCGGTCGGTCGTACTCCTTTGGTACGGCTCAATACCATTACACGCGGCATGGACGTGACGATTCTGGCCAAGCTCGAGTATTCAAATCCATTGGGCAGCGTGAAAGACCGTATCGGAGTGGCCATGATCGAAGCAGGGATCGCCCAGGGCAAGATCGGGGAAGATACACTCATCGTTGAACCCACCAGCGGCAATACCGGTATTGCGCGGGCATTCGTATGCGCGGTCAAGGGGCTGCGCCTGGTTCTAACGATGCCCGAAACCATGAGTCTGGAGCGGCGAAAACTGCTGGGACATCTCGGAGCGGACCTGATTCTGACGCCCGGAGCCGAAGGCATGAAAGGCGCCATCGCCAAGGCCCGGGAGGTCTTGGCGAACGAGAGTAATGCCTATATGCCCAATCAGTTTGAAAACCCGGCCAATCCTGAAATCCATCGAAAAACGACGGCGGAAGAAATATGGCAGGATACCGGCGGGGAGGTGGATCTATTCGTGGGCGGCGTCGGCACCGGGGGCACCATCACGGGTGTTGCCGAGGTGATTAAGGCCCGGAAGCCGGGCTTCAAGGCCGTGGCGGTTGAGCCCATCCATTCGCCGGTGCTTTCCGGCGGTCAGCCCGGTCCCCACAAAATACAGGGTATTGGCGCGGGCTTTGTACCCAAGGTGCTGAACACAAGCATTCTAGACGAGGTGGTTACCGTCTCGAACGATCAGGCTTTCGAAACGGCCAGGGACCTGGCCAAAATCGAAGGACTTCTGTGCGGCATATCTTCCGGGGCGGCCGTCGCCGCTGCTCTGGAATTGGCCCGACGGCCCGAAAACAAGGGGAAACGGCTGGTCACAGTATTGCCCAGCACCGGGGAGCGGTATTTGAGTACGGAGCTTTTCCAGGCCTAG